A window from Candidatus Omnitrophota bacterium encodes these proteins:
- the thpR gene encoding RNA 2',3'-cyclic phosphodiesterase has product MGETIRVFIAIELPPQARDELISVQATLKRSGADVKWVEPENIHLSLRFIGDVGPDKTEEIKNQLAGVASASKAFELTMKGIGAFPDLDHPRVIWAGVDRGAAESARIADGLEAKLRAIGIAGEEMLKNKFHPHITLGRVRSGRNGDKLRGLVETVGFEAGPVIKAEYLTLFMSRLTPQGSVYTALLKAKMAISRTERFA; this is encoded by the coding sequence ATGGGTGAGACTATAAGGGTTTTCATAGCGATAGAGCTTCCTCCGCAGGCGCGCGATGAGCTCATCTCAGTCCAGGCAACGCTCAAAAGATCCGGCGCCGATGTTAAGTGGGTCGAACCGGAGAATATCCACCTCTCACTCCGGTTCATCGGGGACGTAGGGCCGGATAAGACGGAGGAGATAAAAAACCAGCTTGCCGGCGTTGCTTCCGCTTCCAAAGCATTTGAACTCACGATGAAGGGTATCGGGGCATTCCCCGACCTGGACCATCCCAGGGTCATATGGGCAGGCGTGGACCGGGGGGCCGCCGAATCGGCGCGGATCGCGGATGGCCTGGAGGCTAAATTACGCGCCATAGGCATCGCCGGGGAAGAGATGTTAAAGAACAAATTCCATCCTCACATAACGCTTGGGAGGGTCCGGAGCGGGAGGAACGGCGATAAGCTGCGCGGGCTTGTCGAAACGGTCGGGTTTGAGGCGGGCCCGGTAATAAAAGCGGAATACCTTACACTCTTCATGAGCCGGCTGACGCCGCAGGGCTCTGTCTATACCGCGCTTTTGAAGGCCAAAATGGCTATAAGCCGGACCGAGAGGTTCGCGTAG
- a CDS encoding RodZ domain-containing protein yields MESIGSRIKAARESKGISIDEAQKETRISGRILSAIEADRAQELISGPVYIKSFIKKYADYLGLDGASLAESFTGEKPAFKEQISVLNKDDRWGRAPAGIKFPFKKIIYAAIAVLVIFFAVKLIGIAGSKTIAFFKSRPKAENKVVAAVKPKPAAKPAPKAAAAPALRIPKGENLMLSLKARADVYLKLRADGSVVYDGILKKGSSERWEAKESFEVSASKGEALAADMNGTPLAPLGKGVIKGLKLPK; encoded by the coding sequence ATGGAATCAATCGGGTCGAGAATAAAGGCCGCGCGGGAATCAAAAGGGATATCGATCGATGAGGCGCAAAAAGAAACCCGCATAAGCGGGAGGATCTTAAGCGCCATCGAGGCGGACAGGGCGCAGGAATTGATATCAGGCCCGGTCTATATAAAGAGCTTTATCAAGAAATACGCCGATTACCTGGGGCTTGACGGCGCATCTCTGGCCGAGAGCTTCACCGGGGAGAAGCCCGCGTTCAAGGAGCAGATCTCTGTCCTCAATAAGGATGATAGATGGGGCAGGGCGCCCGCAGGAATAAAATTCCCCTTCAAAAAGATAATCTATGCCGCGATAGCCGTCCTGGTCATCTTCTTCGCCGTTAAATTGATAGGCATTGCAGGCTCAAAGACGATAGCGTTCTTCAAATCCAGGCCTAAGGCCGAAAATAAGGTTGTAGCGGCGGTAAAGCCGAAGCCGGCGGCTAAGCCGGCGCCGAAGGCCGCGGCAGCACCTGCCCTGCGGATACCGAAAGGCGAAAACCTTATGCTCTCGCTTAAGGCGCGCGCGGACGTATATTTGAAGTTAAGGGCCGACGGCAGCGTCGTATACGACGGCATCCTGAAGAAGGGATCGAGCGAGAGATGGGAGGCGAAGGAATCTTTCGAGGTCTCGGCCAGCAAGGGTGAGGCGCTGGCAGCGGATATGAACGGGACTCCCCTGGCCCCGCTGGGAAAAGGCGTGATAAAAGGCCTGAAATTACCCAAGTAG
- a CDS encoding phosphatidylglycerophosphatase A, protein MKTVIRLVSTCFYAGYIPKIPGTAGSVCGLLLFLLVNYSLPVTFITLSVLTAAALLVIRSAEELFGKKDSRRIVIDEAIGMMIALLFIPMRPELIALAFVLFRVFDITKPFPIKRIEKIESPWGVVLDDAVAAVYANLSVRLIAILAFKSAV, encoded by the coding sequence TTGAAGACCGTCATCAGGCTTGTGAGCACATGTTTCTACGCGGGCTATATCCCAAAGATACCCGGCACGGCCGGTTCTGTGTGCGGCCTGCTGCTTTTCCTTCTTGTAAATTACAGCCTTCCGGTCACGTTCATAACCTTATCTGTATTGACGGCGGCGGCCCTTCTGGTTATAAGGAGCGCGGAGGAGCTCTTCGGTAAAAAGGATTCGAGGAGGATAGTAATCGACGAGGCAATAGGGATGATGATAGCGCTCCTGTTCATACCGATGAGGCCGGAGTTGATCGCCCTCGCCTTCGTATTATTCAGGGTATTCGACATAACGAAACCTTTCCCGATCAAACGGATAGAAAAGATAGAGAGCCCGTGGGGAGTGGTGCTGGATGATGCGGTTGCGGCTGTCTACGCGAACCTCTCGGTCCGGCTTATAGCCATTTTGGCCTTCAAAAGCGCGGTATAG
- the rimO gene encoding 30S ribosomal protein S12 methylthiotransferase RimO: MPTKPTKISLISLGCARNLVDSEIILGTLKDSGFAVTASSRGADIAIVNTCSFIEDAKKESIETILDLIELKSSGKIKGILVAGCLPQRYGKALQKEMGEIDGFIGVEGFSRLPEIINDIMAGKRIYSVTRNPVYLYDWKTPRQALTPRHFAYIKISEGCSHKCSFCVIPKIRGRHRSRGMGSIVAEAQDLIGRGVKEINLIGQDTTLYGVDLYRRPALAELLKRIARLKGARWLRLMYAHPAHLNDGLISALAGEERICKYIDLPVQHISDRILNAMRRGTSSASIRGLLARLRGRVPGIAIRTAVIAGFPGETDKEFNELLDFVKEARFERLGAFVYSEEEGTPAAGSKGRIPEKEKLARRNELMKAQRRVSSDNNKRYIGRRFEVLIDEKEASGGKSYLGRTYMDAPEIDGGVYINGPGIRVGDFVTARITGALEYDLIGEKERAK; the protein is encoded by the coding sequence ATGCCGACCAAGCCGACCAAGATATCACTTATCTCATTGGGCTGCGCGAGGAACCTGGTAGATTCCGAGATAATTTTAGGCACGCTTAAAGATTCCGGGTTCGCGGTAACGGCATCCTCACGCGGCGCTGATATAGCGATAGTCAATACCTGTTCTTTTATAGAAGACGCCAAAAAAGAATCTATCGAGACCATTCTCGATCTCATCGAACTCAAGAGCTCCGGAAAAATAAAGGGGATACTTGTCGCTGGCTGCCTTCCGCAAAGATACGGCAAGGCGCTGCAAAAGGAGATGGGCGAGATAGACGGTTTCATAGGCGTCGAGGGTTTCTCCAGGCTTCCCGAGATCATTAATGATATCATGGCCGGGAAGAGGATCTACAGCGTCACACGTAACCCCGTATACCTCTATGACTGGAAAACGCCCAGGCAGGCCCTTACCCCAAGGCATTTCGCCTACATAAAGATCTCCGAGGGCTGTTCGCATAAATGCTCCTTCTGTGTCATACCTAAGATACGCGGCAGGCACAGGAGCCGAGGCATGGGATCGATCGTCGCCGAGGCGCAGGACCTTATAGGCCGGGGTGTAAAAGAGATAAATCTGATAGGGCAGGATACCACCCTCTACGGCGTCGACCTTTACCGCCGGCCCGCGCTCGCGGAATTGCTCAAAAGGATCGCGCGGCTCAAAGGGGCGCGGTGGTTGCGGCTCATGTACGCGCACCCGGCACATTTAAATGACGGGTTGATCTCGGCCCTCGCCGGCGAGGAAAGGATATGCAAATATATCGACTTGCCTGTCCAGCATATCAGTGACAGGATACTGAACGCGATGAGGAGGGGGACGTCAAGCGCGTCTATCAGGGGCCTGCTCGCAAGATTGCGCGGGCGCGTCCCGGGGATAGCCATCCGTACCGCCGTCATCGCGGGTTTTCCGGGCGAGACGGATAAGGAATTCAACGAACTCCTCGATTTTGTTAAAGAGGCGAGATTTGAGCGGCTCGGTGCTTTTGTATATTCGGAGGAAGAGGGGACTCCGGCCGCGGGTTCGAAGGGCCGTATACCCGAAAAAGAAAAATTAGCGCGGCGGAACGAGTTGATGAAGGCGCAGCGCCGGGTCTCTTCGGATAATAACAAAAGATACATAGGCCGCAGGTTTGAGGTCCTTATCGACGAAAAAGAGGCCTCCGGCGGGAAGAGTTACCTGGGCCGGACATATATGGATGCCCCGGAGATCGACGGAGGGGTATACATAAACGGTCCCGGCATCAGGGTAGGGGATTTTGTGACCGCGAGGATAACGGGCGCTCTGGAATACGATCTGATCGGCGAGAAAGAACGGGCTAAATGA
- the pgsA gene encoding CDP-diacylglycerol--glycerol-3-phosphate 3-phosphatidyltransferase: MNLSNKLTISRIFLAFVLMYFLFAKWQGAKYFAFFTFAAASLTDYFDGYFARKENKITDFGKLMDPIADKILVLSAFLAFVELELIPAWTVVVIMAREVTVTGLRIASLTRGKVIEAEEAGKHKTVSQMIAVSMILIFLMFKDAGTSLAFWNADTEKWLLNLIFFVMLITVALTLTSGISFFIKNRKLFN; encoded by the coding sequence ATGAACCTTTCGAACAAACTAACTATCTCCAGGATATTCCTGGCTTTCGTCCTTATGTATTTCCTTTTTGCCAAATGGCAGGGCGCTAAATATTTCGCGTTCTTTACCTTCGCGGCCGCCTCCCTTACCGATTATTTCGACGGGTATTTTGCCCGCAAAGAAAATAAGATAACCGATTTCGGGAAATTGATGGACCCGATAGCCGACAAGATCCTCGTCCTGTCGGCTTTCCTGGCTTTCGTCGAGCTTGAGCTCATCCCGGCGTGGACGGTAGTGGTAATAATGGCAAGGGAAGTTACGGTCACCGGGTTGAGGATCGCCTCCCTTACAAGGGGGAAAGTCATCGAGGCGGAAGAGGCGGGGAAGCACAAGACCGTCTCGCAGATGATAGCCGTATCGATGATACTCATATTCTTGATGTTCAAGGACGCCGGAACTTCCCTCGCTTTCTGGAATGCCGATACGGAGAAGTGGCTCCTTAACCTGATATTCTTCGTTATGCTCATTACCGTCGCGCTTACGCTTACGTCCGGGATATCCTTTTTCATAAAGAACAGGAAGCTGTTCAATTGA